A single Lactuca sativa cultivar Salinas chromosome 8, Lsat_Salinas_v11, whole genome shotgun sequence DNA region contains:
- the LOC111911242 gene encoding MYB-like transcription factor EOBI: MHIKPPLRFFTHPIILNTKEPSKHTFLLYFPLLSPMRVSKKMTDSCSEQELDELRRGPWTLDEDNLLIHYITCHGEGRWNSLAKSSGLKRTGKSCRLRWLNYLKPDVKHGNLTPQEQLLILELHSKWGNRWSKIAQHLPGRTDNEIKNYWRTKVQKQARHLKIDSNSKRFVEALRQFWLPRLFEKVDHTSPSSSTSTSTMEVDQKNLIPQPQGMMENMNSSSSNSESSGFKLPYVYETSLHSHSYNVDNNNFDKISLNQPDVQELGSSDMSILDFQLTDAEWISNGLADTFWNMDQLW; encoded by the exons ATGCATATAAAACCTCCACTTCGTTTCTTCACACACCCAATCATTCTAAACACAAAAGAACCATCAAAACACACTTTTCTCCTCTATTTCCCACTACTTTCTCCCATGAGGGTTTCTAAGAAGATGACTGATTCTTGCAGTGAACAAGAACTTGATGAGCTAAGAAGAGGACCATGGACACTTGATGAAGACAATCTTCTTATTCATTACATCACTTGTCATGGAGAAGGTCGTTGGAATTCGCTAGCAAAATCTTCAG GATTAAAGAGGACGGGAAAAAGTTGTAGGCTACGTTGGTTGAATTATCTAAAACCAGATGTAAAACATGGAAATCTTACCccacaagaacaactattgatcCTTGAACTCCATTCCAAGTGGGGTAATAG ATGGTCAAAAATCGCACAACACTTGCCTGGAAGAACAGACAATGAAATCAAGAACTACTGGAGAACAAAGGTACAAAAGCAAGCTCGACATCTTAAGATCGACTCCAATAGCAAGAGATTTGTCGAAGCACTTCGACAATTTTGGCTACCAAGACTGTTTGAAAAGGTGGATCATACATCACCATCATCGTCTACTTCTACCTCAACCATGGAAGTTGATCAAAAGAACTTGATTCCTCAACCACAAGGTATGATGGAGAACATGAATTCAAGCTCAAGCAATTCAGAATCCTCAGGATTTAAACTACCATATGTCTATGAAACCTCACTCCATAGCCATAGCTACAACGTGGATAACAATAACTTTGACAAGATTAGTCTAAATCAACCAGACGTGCAAGAGTTGGGGTCTAGTGACATGTCAATCCTAGACTTTCAGTTAACAGATGCGGAATGGATAAGCAATGGCTTAGCAGACACTTTTTGGAACATGGATCAATTGTGGTAA